From a single Streptomyces sp. 1331.2 genomic region:
- a CDS encoding TIGR01777 family oxidoreductase, with product MRIAVTGSTGLIGSALVRSLLADGHEVVRLVRHRSRTGPQPDGSTAIGWNPLLGEVERDGLTGVQAVVHLAGAGVGDHRWTDAYKREIRESRVYGTETLAVALAALKEPPQVLVSASAVGWYGQTGDRVIDEDSPAGDDFLAEVCLEWEAAARPAERAGIRVVHPRTGMVLSTAGGAGGRLFPLFRLGLGGRLGSGRQYWSFISLHDEVAALRFLIDHEDLSGAFNLTAPNPVTNAELTTAIGRALKRPTPFPVPEPVLKAVLGELAVEVVGSHRVVPRRLLDAGFRFTHPDVYSAVLAAL from the coding sequence ATGCGCATCGCTGTCACAGGCTCCACGGGATTGATCGGTTCGGCGCTCGTCCGCTCCCTGCTGGCGGACGGCCATGAGGTGGTCCGGCTGGTCCGGCACCGGTCCAGGACGGGCCCGCAGCCCGACGGCAGTACGGCGATCGGCTGGAACCCGCTGCTCGGCGAGGTCGAACGGGACGGGCTGACCGGCGTCCAGGCCGTGGTGCACCTGGCCGGCGCCGGGGTCGGCGACCACCGCTGGACGGACGCCTACAAGCGGGAGATCCGGGAGAGCCGGGTCTACGGCACCGAGACCCTGGCGGTCGCCCTGGCCGCGCTCAAGGAGCCGCCGCAGGTGCTCGTCAGCGCCTCCGCGGTCGGCTGGTACGGGCAGACCGGCGACCGGGTGATCGACGAGGACTCCCCCGCCGGTGACGACTTCCTCGCCGAGGTCTGCCTGGAGTGGGAGGCCGCCGCCAGGCCCGCCGAACGGGCCGGGATCCGGGTCGTCCACCCGCGCACCGGCATGGTGCTGTCCACCGCCGGCGGGGCGGGCGGGCGGCTGTTCCCGCTGTTCCGGCTGGGCCTGGGCGGGCGGCTCGGCAGCGGGCGGCAGTACTGGAGCTTCATCTCGCTGCACGACGAGGTGGCCGCGCTCCGCTTCCTGATCGACCACGAGGACCTGTCCGGCGCCTTCAACCTGACGGCGCCGAACCCGGTGACCAACGCCGAACTGACCACGGCGATCGGACGGGCGCTGAAGCGGCCGACGCCGTTCCCGGTGCCGGAGCCGGTGCTCAAGGCAGTGCTGGGCGAGCTGGCGGTCGAGGTGGTCGGCAGCCACCGGGTGGTGCCGCGGCGGCTGCTGGACGCGGGCTTCCGCTTCACGCACCCGGACGTGTACTCGGCGGTGCTCGCGGCGCTGTGA
- a CDS encoding GNAT family N-acetyltransferase has protein sequence MACMPDDDLIIRPAQPEDERELAVLNRAAWSTLSDVSPEPPADDAVFDERHTPEQFLLAILDGRIVGYVRQVPATPLASNRHVRQIQGLGVDGTVRGRGIGRRLVEAACAAARAEGARKLSLRVLGWNTPARRLYESCGFAVEGSLAEEFLIDGSYVDDVWMARRLAD, from the coding sequence ATGGCGTGCATGCCCGACGACGATCTGATCATCCGTCCGGCGCAGCCCGAGGACGAGCGCGAACTCGCCGTCCTCAACCGCGCCGCCTGGTCCACGCTCTCCGACGTCTCCCCGGAACCGCCCGCCGATGACGCGGTCTTCGACGAGCGCCACACCCCGGAGCAGTTCCTGCTCGCGATCCTGGACGGACGGATCGTCGGCTACGTCCGCCAGGTCCCGGCCACCCCGCTGGCGAGCAACCGTCACGTCCGCCAGATCCAGGGCCTGGGCGTCGACGGCACGGTCCGCGGCCGGGGCATCGGCCGACGCCTGGTCGAGGCGGCCTGCGCCGCCGCCCGGGCCGAGGGCGCCCGCAAACTGAGCCTGCGGGTGCTCGGCTGGAACACCCCGGCCCGCCGCCTCTACGAGAGCTGCGGCTTCGCCGTCGAGGGCTCGCTGGCCGAGGAGTTCCTGATCGACGGCTCCTACGTGGACGACGTCTGGATGGCCCGCCGCCTGGCCGACTGA